One genomic window of Ziziphus jujuba cultivar Dongzao chromosome 4, ASM3175591v1 includes the following:
- the LOC125421974 gene encoding wall-associated receptor kinase-like 10: protein MQTRGSRKQRTMVGKLITHVLLFCFFIIVATGAPTAKSGCQKQCGNVSIPYPFGIGSGCFLNEWFEVLCIKDNTIPLLRHIKQEVMEISVEAGTILVRNPITFWNCNRETRQSPNLEGSPFVFSQKNRFTAVGCGAFGLLISSKLSTNIAGCMSTCGETGNHSCSGINCCQTNIPLNLNSFKTSFHAVDGEKEKVCKYAFLVDQDWFMSNFTDIYSFKEMVDVPVLLEWELYYSVFDVFGTSFETNKLTWSNPKCYWDSVNSEYGCYRNSTCYTYYNDIATSSSVIFNQSRVECRCGWGFEGNPYLIEGCKDIDECKEDSNSCTEYGGVCQNDFGGYGCYYPSHNEHSVLNLIRIGIGSIIGLLFVLAGAWWLSKRMKEGGRVARLDGNREIELKGTENSNEASNVLIPLVASQPQLQ from the exons ATGCAGACAAGAGGATCAAGAAAACAGAGGACCATGGTTGGCAAATTGATAACCCATGTTCTTCTATTCTGTTTTTTCATCATTGTAGCAACAGGAGCACCCACAGCCAAGTCAGGCTGTCAAAAGCAATGCGGAAACGTGAGCATCCCATACCCTTTCGGAATCGGATCCGGCTGTTTCCTCAACGAATGGTTTGAAGTACTTTGCATCAAAGACAACACCATACCACTTTTAAGACACATCAAGCAGGAAGTGATGGAGATTTCCGTCGAAGCTGGCACGATTCTGGTTAGAAACCCCATTACCTTTTGGAACTGCAACAGAGAAACCCGCCAGAGCCCCAACTTGGAAGGTAGCCCTTTTGTGTTCTCACAGAAGAACAGATTCACCGCTGTAGGTTGTGGAGCATTCGGGTTGTTGATTTCGTCGAAATTGTCGACGAATATTGCCGGCTGCATGTCCACTTGCGGTGAGACTGGAAACCACAGCTGTAGTGGGATAAATTGCTGCCAGACAAACATCCCCTTGAATCTAAATTCCTTCAAGACCAGTTTTCATGCCGTTGACGGCGAAAAAGAGAAGGTTTGCAAGTATGCTTTCCTTGTGGATCAAGATTGGTTTATGTCCAATTTTACCGATATTTATTCGTTTAAAGAGATGGTTGATGTGCCTGTGTTGCTTGAATGGGAATTATATTATTCAGTGTTTGATGTATTTGGAACTTCTTTTGAGACTAATAAATTAACTTGGTCAAATCCCAAATGCTATTGGGATAGTGTAAACTCCGAGTATGGATGCTACAGAAATTCGACTTGCTATACATATTATAATGATATTGCCACTTCTTCTTCAGTAATATTCAATCAGTCCAGGGTTGAATGTAGGTGTGGATGGGGATTTGAAGGAAACCCTTATCTTATTGAAGGATGTAAAG ATATTGATGAATGCAAGGAAGATAGCAATAGCTGTACAGAGTACGGTGGAGTTTGTCAAAACGATTTTGGGGGTTACGGATGCTACTATCCATCTCATAATGAACACTCTGTGCTTAATCTCATCCGTATTG GTATTGGCAGCATCATTGGATTGTTGTTTGTACTTGCTGGCGCGTGGTGGTTATCTAAGAGAATGAAGGAGGGTGGAAGAGTAGCTCGTTTGGATGGGAATAGAGAAATTGAGTTAAAGGGGACTGAAAACTCAAACGAAGCTTCTAATGTTCTAATACCACTAGTAGCATCCCAGCCACAATTACAATGA
- the LOC125422077 gene encoding wall-associated receptor kinase-like 1, with the protein MMGKQFTFYLLLLFSWLMMNQVASEIPTARNGCPSHCGNVSIPFPFGIKPGCFLDERFEIICQNNNSSNTVPKPILNRTKLEVIEISVEGTFQVRNPITFWNCSGKQMRESTNLEGSPFKYSQNNKFAAVGCGAIALMNSGEASIGGCSSICNDTAYGNSCNGINCCQTTMPSNLKSFNTSFLDLPAEGSGNQCKFAFMADQRNSSCNVYIVNVNQPRLQCSCGQWSFEGNPYLLEGCKDINVCKKDPNYCGEGYICTDYPGGVGCSLPERKKSPLKAILIGVGSGVLGLLFLSASAWLLTKYIKKRRREKFFKQNGGLLLQQQLSSGEANIEKTKLFKSDELEKATDQFNMNRVLGKGGQGTVYKKKSKKVDTVKVTEFINEIVILSQINHRNVVKLLGCCLETEVPLLLVYEFIPNGTLFRYIHYQNEDFQLTWETCLRIAKEIAGALSYLHSATSFPIYHRDIKSSNILLDEKYRAKIADFGTSRSVTIEQTHLTTIVYGTFGYLDPEYFQSSQFTDKSDVYSFGVVLAELLTGRKPVFMQAEEGGSLAASFILSMEENCLFDIVDAPILKEATGEKEAIMAVAKLAKRCLDLSGRKRPSMKEVAMELERIQKSIKASDYVVQNVEVVEYDGNEMTAPWDDVSISTWSASYGGIASSSDMEAPLNEKHMVTYK; encoded by the exons atgatgggAAAACAATTTACATTTTATCTTCTTCTGTTGTTTTCATGGCTCATGATGAATCAAGTAGCATCAGAAATACCAACAGCCAGGAATGGCTGTCCTTCACACTGTGGAAATGTTAGCATCCCATTCCCTTTTGGGATCAAACCGGGCTGTTTCCTGGACGAAAGGTTCGAAATCATTTGCCAAAACAACAACTCATCGAACACCGTTCCGAAACCCATCTTGAACAGAACAAAGCTAGAAGTGATTGAAATCTCTGTCGAAGGCACTTTCCAGGTGAGGAACCCAATCACCTTCTGGAATTGCAGTGGTAAGCAAATGCGCGAAAGCACCAACTTAGAAGGAAGCCCTTTTAAGTACTCTCAAAACAACAAGTTCGCAGCCGTTGGTTGCGGAGCCATTGCTTTGATGAATTCCGGCGAAGCATCCATTGGTGGATGCTCCTCCATTTGTAATGACACAGCTTATGGTAATAGCTGCAATGGTATAAATTGCTGCCAGACAACCATGCCATCAAATCTCAAATCATTCAACACCAGTTTTCTCGACCTTCCCGCAGAGGGTAGCGGAAATCAATGTAAGTTTGCATTCATGGCAGACCAACG AAATTCGTCTTGCAATGTTTATATTGTAAATGTAAATCAGCCAAGGCTTCAGTGCTCATGCGGGCAATGGAGCTTCGAAGGAAACCCGTATCTTCTTGAAGGATGTAaag ATATTAATGTTTGCAAGAAAGATCCTAATTATTGTGGCGAAGGCTATATTTGTACTGACTATCCTGGAGGCGTTGGCTGCAGCCTTCCCGAACGCAAAAAGTCTCCACTGAAAGCGATTTTAATCG GTGTTGGCAGCGGCGTCCTTGGATTGTTGTTTCTATCAGCTTCAGCATGGTTgctaaccaaatatattaaaaaaagacgCAGAGAAaagtttttcaaacaaaatggtGGATTGTTGTTACAACAACAATTATCTTCAGGGGAAGCCAATATTGAGAAAACCAAGTTGTTTAAATCAGATGAGTTAGAGAAGGCAACTGACCAGTTCAACATGAACAGAGTTCTTGGCAAGGGAGGTCAAGGTACTGTTTACAAAAAA AAGTCTAAAAAAGTTGATACAGTCAAAGTTACAGAGTTCATTAATGAAATTGTCATTCTTTCACAAATTAATCACAGGAATGTTGTTAAACTATTAGGATGTTGTTTAGAGACTGAAGTTCCTCTGCTA CTAGTTTATGAGTTTATACCAAACGGAACATTGTTCCGGTATATACATTATCAAAATGAGGACTTCCAACTAACATGGGAAACGTGCTTACGAATTGCAAAGGAAATTGCAGGAGCTCTTTCCTACTTGCATTCTGCCACTTCCTTTCCCATTTATCACCGTGACATAAAGTCTTCAAACATTCTGCTCGACGAAAAGTACAGGGCAAAAATAGCAGATTTTGGAACTTCAAGATCTGTTACCATTGAGCAAACACACCTCACCACCATAGTATATGGCACATTTGGATACTTGGACCCTGAATACTTCCAGTCAAGCCAGTTTACCGATAAGAGTGACGTATATAGCTTTGGGGTGGTTCTTGCTGAGCTATTGACAGGACGGAAACCAGTTTTTATGCAGGCAGAGGAAGGAGGAAGTCTAGCAGCTTCTTTCATTCTTTCCATGGAAGAGAATTGTTTGTTTGACATTGTCGATGCTCCAATTTTGAAGGAAGCAACTGGCGAAAAAGAAGCAATAATGGCAGTTGCTAAACTTGCGAAAAGATGCTTGGATTTGAGTGGAAGGAAAAGGCCTTCGATGAAAGAAGTGGCAATGGAGCTGGAGAgaattcaaaaatcaattaaagCTTCTGATTATGTCGTGCAAAATGTTGAAGTGGTCGAATATGACGGAAATGAAATGACAGCACCTTGGGATGATGTTTCTATATCGACATGGTCAGCTTCCTATGGTGGTATTGCTTCCTCATCAGATATGGAAGCACCTCTAAATGAGAAACATATGGTTACTTATAAGTAA